The following proteins are encoded in a genomic region of Leifsonia psychrotolerans:
- a CDS encoding plasmid pRiA4b ORF-3 family protein: MAASTPHDLTERIRYRLRVSLLESEPEIWRLVDVDGSLALDELHTVLQLAMGWQNSHLHEFTELNPHDGRHGLPTIGREPLHWSMESDDDDPGLPEAEWTVAGVYADLTGPLYYSYDFGDGWTHRVELIETGQYGADEPGAASAPRAVLVRGERRGPLEDSGGPHGYAEVLEALNDPEHERYDDLREWVDVILGSWRNLDPNALDVDAVNQSLRLELGSLADAAVSDAWAATEAAHPDRPTTIFDVTLGRVPIALRKSLLRRAQRGTALDAAVIAPADAARMVEPFVWLMRRAGTDGIALSKAGWMPPVVVSDAMRELGWKNRWHGKFNREELTMPVANLRASAVQFKLLRKYKGRLLLTVAAKRLLGDPVALWHYLAQALVQNQRSEAERDAVVLFALEVASARYESFGDYAEPIGKSMRALGWAIDGQPMGEYDVIGLIRDSYHTFHDLGVLSRGRLGSSTVTDAGRAFVRAMLQIPAVHVEVP; encoded by the coding sequence ATGGCCGCTTCCACACCACACGACCTGACCGAGCGCATCCGTTATCGTCTGCGCGTGAGCTTGCTCGAGAGCGAACCCGAGATTTGGCGGCTCGTCGATGTGGACGGCTCGCTCGCCCTCGATGAGTTGCACACTGTGCTGCAGCTCGCGATGGGCTGGCAGAACTCGCACCTGCACGAGTTCACCGAACTCAACCCGCATGACGGACGGCACGGGCTGCCCACGATCGGCCGCGAGCCGCTGCACTGGAGCATGGAAAGCGACGACGACGACCCCGGACTGCCCGAGGCCGAGTGGACCGTCGCAGGCGTGTACGCGGATCTCACCGGGCCGCTCTATTACTCGTATGATTTTGGCGACGGCTGGACCCACCGGGTCGAGCTGATCGAGACCGGGCAGTATGGCGCGGACGAGCCGGGCGCCGCATCCGCGCCGCGCGCTGTACTCGTGCGCGGCGAACGGCGCGGGCCGCTCGAAGACTCCGGCGGACCGCACGGCTACGCCGAGGTGCTCGAGGCGCTCAACGATCCGGAGCATGAACGATACGACGATCTGCGCGAGTGGGTCGACGTCATACTCGGCTCCTGGCGCAACCTCGACCCGAACGCGCTGGACGTCGATGCGGTCAACCAGTCACTTCGTCTCGAACTCGGTTCGCTCGCAGATGCCGCGGTGTCAGACGCGTGGGCGGCAACCGAAGCCGCCCACCCCGACCGCCCCACCACCATCTTCGACGTCACTCTCGGCCGCGTGCCCATCGCCCTCAGAAAATCACTTTTGCGCCGCGCGCAACGTGGCACCGCCCTGGACGCGGCCGTTATCGCCCCCGCCGACGCGGCACGCATGGTGGAGCCGTTCGTCTGGCTGATGCGTCGCGCTGGCACTGATGGCATTGCACTCAGCAAGGCTGGCTGGATGCCTCCGGTCGTGGTGAGCGATGCGATGCGCGAGCTCGGCTGGAAAAACCGGTGGCACGGCAAATTCAACCGGGAAGAGTTGACGATGCCCGTGGCCAACCTGCGCGCCAGCGCCGTGCAATTCAAGCTTCTGCGTAAGTACAAGGGCAGGCTGCTGCTGACGGTCGCGGCGAAGCGGTTGCTGGGCGACCCGGTCGCCCTCTGGCACTACCTGGCACAGGCCCTGGTGCAGAACCAGCGTTCTGAGGCGGAGCGCGACGCGGTCGTGCTGTTTGCACTGGAGGTGGCATCCGCTCGTTATGAGAGCTTCGGTGATTATGCGGAACCCATCGGGAAGAGCATGAGGGCGCTGGGCTGGGCCATCGATGGCCAGCCCATGGGCGAATATGACGTGATCGGCCTGATCCGTGACAGCTATCACACGTTTCACGATCTGGGCGTGCTGTCGCGGGGTCGATTGGGCAGCTCGACCGTGACCGACGCCGGGCGGGCGTTTGTGCGCGCGATGCTACAAATTCCTGCAGTTCATGTGGAGGTGCCTTAG
- a CDS encoding glycosyltransferase: protein MFTVLFVTWDGGGNVPPALGIAAELKRRGNAVRFLGHPSQKAAIDVAGFEFEAYRHAKPWSVLAARSAMTAPFAYAAVFTDTGMGEDLVESVQRTATDRVVIDGLLVGAMAGAARAGIPYSVLVHTLYGVMFPTLTTGPLSVIARVKRINPGPLYASADRILAATLEELDVGSHAGVDYTGVDFTGPVVPRNLRENPAAASIGRKSASAPLVLVSLSTTAIAGQREALQRIIDALGGLPVRAVVTTGPAIDPAELRAPANAEMRRSVPHEQLMRQASLVISHGGHATAMLALAHDLPLLIIPMNLSFDQPVIGQVIAERNAGLALGKKATVGEVRAAVERMLADPSSNPYRQAAVRLGALVRSQNGAEVAAGLIAAERPCPARRGGAVRGVSG, encoded by the coding sequence ATGTTCACCGTGCTGTTCGTCACCTGGGATGGGGGCGGAAATGTGCCGCCGGCTCTCGGGATCGCCGCTGAGCTGAAAAGGCGGGGTAATGCCGTGCGGTTTCTTGGGCATCCGAGCCAGAAGGCGGCAATCGACGTCGCCGGCTTCGAATTCGAGGCGTACCGACACGCGAAACCCTGGTCTGTGCTCGCCGCACGGTCGGCGATGACGGCGCCGTTCGCCTACGCGGCAGTCTTCACCGACACAGGCATGGGGGAGGACCTCGTCGAATCGGTGCAGCGCACGGCCACCGACCGGGTGGTGATCGACGGCCTGCTCGTCGGAGCGATGGCGGGTGCGGCTCGCGCCGGCATCCCCTACTCGGTGCTCGTGCACACGCTCTACGGCGTCATGTTCCCCACGCTCACCACGGGACCGCTGTCGGTGATCGCGCGCGTCAAGCGGATCAATCCGGGCCCACTATATGCCTCGGCCGATCGCATCCTGGCCGCGACCCTCGAGGAGTTGGACGTCGGCTCGCATGCTGGGGTGGACTACACCGGGGTCGACTTCACCGGCCCGGTGGTGCCGCGAAACCTGCGTGAGAACCCGGCGGCAGCGTCGATCGGCCGGAAATCGGCCTCTGCCCCGCTGGTGCTCGTGAGCCTGAGCACGACCGCGATTGCCGGGCAGCGCGAGGCGCTGCAACGCATCATAGATGCGCTGGGCGGACTGCCCGTGCGTGCTGTCGTCACCACCGGCCCGGCGATCGACCCCGCCGAGCTGCGCGCTCCGGCCAATGCGGAGATGCGCCGCTCTGTGCCGCACGAGCAGCTGATGAGGCAGGCGTCGCTCGTGATCAGCCACGGCGGGCATGCCACGGCCATGCTGGCACTGGCGCACGATCTGCCGCTGCTGATCATTCCGATGAATCTGAGCTTCGACCAGCCGGTGATCGGGCAGGTGATCGCCGAACGGAACGCCGGGCTGGCGCTGGGCAAGAAGGCGACGGTGGGGGAGGTTCGTGCCGCGGTCGAACGGATGCTGGCGGACCCGAGCTCGAACCCGTACCGGCAGGCTGCCGTTCGCCTCGGGGCGCTCGTACGTTCGCAGAACGGGGCGGAAGTGGCCGCCGGCCTGATCGCGGCGGAACGCCCGTGTCCGGCCCGCAGAGGCGGGGCAGTTCGAGGTGTCTCCGGGTGA
- a CDS encoding TetR/AcrR family transcriptional regulator, whose translation MKTTRPYAMTTRAAALDETRQRILSATIALSTEKLTLEIVLADVAERAGVSTKTILRHFGSRDGLLDAATEVARTEIEQERTAPVGDVAAAIVVVVDHYEERGDWVMRMLGQENSDARVHDVVDLGRRVHRDWVQTTFQPQLERLPPSAALAAADLLVVATDVYAWKLLRRDRALSRVDTELRMRLLVHAIVNECGKQNEEMT comes from the coding sequence ATGAAAACTACCCGACCCTATGCAATGACCACGCGCGCGGCAGCACTGGACGAGACGCGCCAGCGCATCCTCAGTGCAACGATTGCGCTCAGCACCGAGAAGCTCACCCTCGAGATCGTGCTCGCCGACGTGGCCGAGCGCGCGGGAGTCTCGACGAAGACGATCCTGCGCCACTTCGGCAGTCGTGACGGGCTGCTCGACGCGGCCACCGAGGTCGCCCGTACCGAAATCGAGCAGGAGCGCACCGCTCCGGTCGGTGATGTCGCCGCGGCGATCGTGGTGGTGGTCGATCACTATGAGGAGCGCGGCGACTGGGTGATGCGGATGCTCGGCCAAGAGAATTCCGACGCCCGCGTGCACGACGTGGTCGACCTGGGTCGGCGGGTACATCGTGACTGGGTGCAAACGACTTTTCAGCCGCAGCTCGAGCGTCTGCCGCCGTCCGCCGCCTTGGCCGCAGCCGACCTGCTTGTCGTGGCGACCGACGTCTACGCCTGGAAGCTGCTGCGGCGCGACCGTGCCCTGAGCCGGGTTGACACCGAACTGCGGATGCGCCTGCTCGTGCACGCGATCGTGAATGAATGCGGAAAGCAGAATGAGGAGATGACGTGA